One Alnus glutinosa chromosome 3, dhAlnGlut1.1, whole genome shotgun sequence genomic region harbors:
- the LOC133862815 gene encoding filament-like plant protein 7 isoform X1, with product MDQKTWLWRKKSSEKAIVTTDKINSSSKGNEEEIQTLLTEKAELEKDLRISNDKLSSALSECDAKDELVKKQAKMAQEATAGWEKAEAEAVSLKRELDEASQQRVAGEERVAHLDAALRECMQQLRFVREEQEKRIHDAVTKTSKDFEKSQMILEEKLSETSKRLAKLGVENSHISNALLVKEKLIEDVNKQLTQMESDFSALMTRLQSTEKDNASLKYEVRVLEKELEIRNEEREFNRRTADASHKQHLESVKKIAKLESECQRLRLLVRKRLPGPAALAKMKNEVEMLGRDSVEMRRRKLNATAFMVDSAVDDSPENLTKRIGNLTEELCSMEEENKNLREALHKKANELQFSREIYTRTASSLSQVELQLDEVSKGQRIVEPTRRSLTSRDLSLASMSEIGSDDKVSCAESWASALISELEHFRNGKQKGSPSSKTVGTSDINLMDDFVEMERLALVSVDKPFGSSHVSPHDTNAIYHPLETELNRNPSELTGSEIVPRPDSESGFSASNQEIRSNNALMGKVPGWLQDILKVILEQNCVRQRNPDEILEDIRAALAYINSPNRTEVVDAREGSNDPDASNPPLASGHISWKQLNKSLVVMDSSDRVTDVDISLAGKSNPQLHLDLGKSIGKIIELIEGISMPSVDDDNPETLSRKDGNIFTYKNSESPTGYMVRVFQWKTSELSAVLHQFVHTCYDLLNGKTNIDKFAQGLTTALDWIMNHCFSLQDVSNMRDAIMKHFDWDESRSESEAEVGMISHFSEAGRVPREQLAYLPMTAASNGNHLRIEELQSIVREENRNLRDELTNLKSAKKDLEIRLQSATDKSESLTNQLLKSEKAIASLQTELETLKRSKGTTGEQTESRKLMNEDLDRQLTVARLELHEARQRFLSLEAELDDKNNCYEELEATCLELQLQLESITKKESPDNDLNQEEKQLRTDWEITAASEKLAECQETILNLGKQLKALAAPREAALFDKVIATPTDTVTSTTITATATTPTPPKDKIMNQRSSLLDQMLAEDDSAAKYLKFRKTKETNGNSTRKDNGAFQTLEKIIVLNGVTREDDDATAGSLAIVPKKRGGGSLWRKLLWRKKKVNSKKPPHPFCP from the exons ATGGACCAAAAGACATGGCTTTGGAGGAAGAAATCTTCAGAGAAGGCCATTGTCACAACTGACAAAATAAACTCCTCTTCAAAAGGAAATGAAGAAGAG atACAGACACTTCTAACTGAGAAAGCCGAATTGGAGAAAGACCTGAGAATTTCAAATGATAAGCTTTCTTCAGCCCTTTCCGAGTGTGATGCTAAAGATGAACTTGTGAAGAAACAAGCAAAGATGGCGCAGGAAGCAACTGCAG GCTGGGAGAaggcagaagcagaagcagtGTCTCTAAAGCGAGAATTAGATGAAGCTTCACAGCAGAGAGTAGCTGGTGAAGAACGAGTAGCTCATTTGGATGCAGCACTCAGGGAATGTATGCAACAGCTACGTTTTGTTCGAGAAGAGCAGGAGAAAAGAATTCATGATGCTGTTACGAAGACATCGAAGGATTTTGAAAAATCCCAGATGATTTTAGAGGAGAAGTTATCGGAGACCAGTAAGAGGCTTGCTAAACTAGGTGTTGAAAATTCTCATATTAGCAATGCTCTCCTAGTGAAGGAAAAGTTGATAGAAGATGTCAATAAACAGTTGACTCAGATGGAGTCAGATTTTAGTGCGCTAATGACTAGATTACAATCCACAGAAAAAGATAATGCTTCTTTGAAGTATGAGGTTCGAGTGCTTGAGAAGGAGCTTGAGATCCGAAATGAGGAGAGAGAATTTAATCGTCGAACAGCTGATGCATCACACAAGCAACACCTAGAGAGTGTGAAGAAAATTGCAAAGTTAGAATCAGAGTGTCAGAGGTTGCGTCTCCTGGTCAGGAAGCGATTGCCAGGTCCTGCTGCGTTGGCAAAAATGAAGAATGAAGTCGAAATGCTGGGAAGGGATTCAGTTGAAATGAGGAGGAGAAAGTTGAATGCAACGGCTTTCATGGTTGACTCTGCAGTTGATGACTCTCCTGAAAATCTCACTAAAAGGATTGGTAATCTGACTGAGGAATTATGTtctatggaagaagaaaacaagaatcTCAGGGAAGCCCTTCATAAAAAGGCAAATGAACTACAATTTTCGAGGGAAATATATACACGCACAGCTTCCAGTTTATCACAAGTTGAGTTGCAGCTTGATGAAGTGTCAAAAGGTCAGCGAATCGTAGAGCCAACAAGGAGAAGTCTTACATCACGTGATCTTTCTCTGGCATCGATGTCTGAAATTGGCAGTGATGATAAGGTTAGCTGTGCAGAATCATGGGCTTCTGCTTTGATTTCAGAACTGGAGCACTTTagaaatggaaaacaaaagGGCTCACCATCATCTAAAACTGTTGGAACTTCAGACATTAATCTGATGGATGACTTTGTTGAAATGGAAAGATTAGCGTTAGTCTCTGTTGATAAACCATTTGGGAGTTCTCATGTTTCTCCACATGACACTAATGCAATTTATCACCCTTTGGAAACCGAGTTAAACAGGAATCCCTCAGAGTTAACAGGTAGTGAGATTGTTCCAAGGCCTGACTCTGAATCAGGCTTCAGTGCATCAAACCAAGAAATCAGGTCCAACAATGCATTAATGGGAAAAGTTCCTGGTTGGCTTCAGGATATACTGAAAGTGATCTTGGAGCAAAACTGTGTCAGGCAGAGAAATCCAGATGAAATACTTGAGGATATTAGAGCAGCTTTGGCATATATAAATAGTCCAAATCGCACTGAAGTTGTTGATGCAAGGGAAGGCTCAAACGATCCTGATGCATCAAATCCTCCACTTGCAAGTGGTCACATCTCATggaaacaattaaataaatctttGGTGGTGATGGATTCATCTGATCGTGTAACTGATGTTGACATATCGTTGGCAGGAAAGAGCAATCCACAGTTGCATTTGGATCTTGGTAAGTCAATAGGCAAAATAATTGAGCTTATTGAAGGTATTAGTATGCCATCTGTGGATGATGATAACCCTGAGACCTTGTCCAGAAAGGATGGGAATATATTCACATATAAGAATTCAGAATCACCTACAGGGTACATGGTTCGGGTTTTCCAGTGGAAAACTTCTGAACTCAGTGCTGTTTTACACCAGTTTGTTCATACTTGCTATGATCTGTTGAATGGAAAAACTAATATAGACAAATTTGCCCAAGGATTAACCACTGCTTTAGACTGGATTATGAACCATTGCTTTTCCCTACAAGATGTTTCAAACATGAGGGATGCAATTATGAAACATTTTGATTGGGATGAATCACGAAGTGAAAGTGAAGCCGAAGTTGGAATGATTAGTCATTTTTCTGAAGCAGGACGTGTTCCAAGAGAACAGTTAGCATATTTGCCCATGACTGCTGCTTCCAATGGCAATCATCTTCGAATTGAAGAACTTCAGTCTATTGTGAGGGAAGAAAATAGGAATCTGAGGGATGAATTGACGAATTTGAAATCTGCAAAGAAAGACTTGGAAATAAGGCTTCAGTCAGCCACTGATAAGAGTGAATCCCTGACGAATCAACTCCTCAAATCAGAAAAAGCAATTGCGAGCTTGCAAACAGAGTTGGAAACTCTGAAACGATCAAAAGGAACGACTGGGGAACAAACCGAAAGTCGCAAGTTGATGAATGAAGATCTTGATAGACAGCTTACAGTGGCTAGATTGGAATTACATGAGGCTCGGCAGAGGTTTTTATCACTAGAAGCGGAGCTGGATGATAAAAATAACTGTTATGAAGAATTAGAGGCCACTTGTCTTGAACTGCAGCTCCAGCTTGAAAG CATTACAAAGAAGGAAAGCCCGGACAATGACCTCAATCAGGAAGAAAAGCAACTTCGGACT GATTGGGAGATTACAGCTGCTTCAGAAAAGTTGGCGGAGTGCCAGGAGACTATCCTAAACCTTGGAAAGCAGTTGAAGGCATTGGCTGCTCCAAGGGAAGCAGCCCTTTTTGACAAGGTCATTGCTACCCCCACTGACACAGTTACCTCCACCACCATCACAGCCACAGCCACAACCCCAACCCCGCCCAAGGACAAGATCATGAACCAGCGCTCCTCTCTACTTGATCAGATGCTAGCAGAGGATGATTCTGCAGCCAAGTATCTTAAATTCCGTAAGACCAAAGAAACCAATGGCAATTCCACTAGAAAAGATAATGGAGCATTCCAGACTctagaaaaaattattgttttaaatGGGGTTACACGCGAGGATGATGATGCGACAGCCGGTTCGTTGGCTATTGTGCCTAAGAAACGGGGAGGAGGGAGTTTGTGGAGAAAGCTGCTgtggagaaagaagaaagtcAATAGCAAGAAACCTCCTCATCCATTTTGCCCGTGA
- the LOC133862815 gene encoding filament-like plant protein 7 isoform X2 — MDQKTWLWRKKSSEKAIVTTDKINSSSKGNEEETLLTEKAELEKDLRISNDKLSSALSECDAKDELVKKQAKMAQEATAGWEKAEAEAVSLKRELDEASQQRVAGEERVAHLDAALRECMQQLRFVREEQEKRIHDAVTKTSKDFEKSQMILEEKLSETSKRLAKLGVENSHISNALLVKEKLIEDVNKQLTQMESDFSALMTRLQSTEKDNASLKYEVRVLEKELEIRNEEREFNRRTADASHKQHLESVKKIAKLESECQRLRLLVRKRLPGPAALAKMKNEVEMLGRDSVEMRRRKLNATAFMVDSAVDDSPENLTKRIGNLTEELCSMEEENKNLREALHKKANELQFSREIYTRTASSLSQVELQLDEVSKGQRIVEPTRRSLTSRDLSLASMSEIGSDDKVSCAESWASALISELEHFRNGKQKGSPSSKTVGTSDINLMDDFVEMERLALVSVDKPFGSSHVSPHDTNAIYHPLETELNRNPSELTGSEIVPRPDSESGFSASNQEIRSNNALMGKVPGWLQDILKVILEQNCVRQRNPDEILEDIRAALAYINSPNRTEVVDAREGSNDPDASNPPLASGHISWKQLNKSLVVMDSSDRVTDVDISLAGKSNPQLHLDLGKSIGKIIELIEGISMPSVDDDNPETLSRKDGNIFTYKNSESPTGYMVRVFQWKTSELSAVLHQFVHTCYDLLNGKTNIDKFAQGLTTALDWIMNHCFSLQDVSNMRDAIMKHFDWDESRSESEAEVGMISHFSEAGRVPREQLAYLPMTAASNGNHLRIEELQSIVREENRNLRDELTNLKSAKKDLEIRLQSATDKSESLTNQLLKSEKAIASLQTELETLKRSKGTTGEQTESRKLMNEDLDRQLTVARLELHEARQRFLSLEAELDDKNNCYEELEATCLELQLQLESITKKESPDNDLNQEEKQLRTDWEITAASEKLAECQETILNLGKQLKALAAPREAALFDKVIATPTDTVTSTTITATATTPTPPKDKIMNQRSSLLDQMLAEDDSAAKYLKFRKTKETNGNSTRKDNGAFQTLEKIIVLNGVTREDDDATAGSLAIVPKKRGGGSLWRKLLWRKKKVNSKKPPHPFCP, encoded by the exons ATGGACCAAAAGACATGGCTTTGGAGGAAGAAATCTTCAGAGAAGGCCATTGTCACAACTGACAAAATAAACTCCTCTTCAAAAGGAAATGAAGAAGAG ACACTTCTAACTGAGAAAGCCGAATTGGAGAAAGACCTGAGAATTTCAAATGATAAGCTTTCTTCAGCCCTTTCCGAGTGTGATGCTAAAGATGAACTTGTGAAGAAACAAGCAAAGATGGCGCAGGAAGCAACTGCAG GCTGGGAGAaggcagaagcagaagcagtGTCTCTAAAGCGAGAATTAGATGAAGCTTCACAGCAGAGAGTAGCTGGTGAAGAACGAGTAGCTCATTTGGATGCAGCACTCAGGGAATGTATGCAACAGCTACGTTTTGTTCGAGAAGAGCAGGAGAAAAGAATTCATGATGCTGTTACGAAGACATCGAAGGATTTTGAAAAATCCCAGATGATTTTAGAGGAGAAGTTATCGGAGACCAGTAAGAGGCTTGCTAAACTAGGTGTTGAAAATTCTCATATTAGCAATGCTCTCCTAGTGAAGGAAAAGTTGATAGAAGATGTCAATAAACAGTTGACTCAGATGGAGTCAGATTTTAGTGCGCTAATGACTAGATTACAATCCACAGAAAAAGATAATGCTTCTTTGAAGTATGAGGTTCGAGTGCTTGAGAAGGAGCTTGAGATCCGAAATGAGGAGAGAGAATTTAATCGTCGAACAGCTGATGCATCACACAAGCAACACCTAGAGAGTGTGAAGAAAATTGCAAAGTTAGAATCAGAGTGTCAGAGGTTGCGTCTCCTGGTCAGGAAGCGATTGCCAGGTCCTGCTGCGTTGGCAAAAATGAAGAATGAAGTCGAAATGCTGGGAAGGGATTCAGTTGAAATGAGGAGGAGAAAGTTGAATGCAACGGCTTTCATGGTTGACTCTGCAGTTGATGACTCTCCTGAAAATCTCACTAAAAGGATTGGTAATCTGACTGAGGAATTATGTtctatggaagaagaaaacaagaatcTCAGGGAAGCCCTTCATAAAAAGGCAAATGAACTACAATTTTCGAGGGAAATATATACACGCACAGCTTCCAGTTTATCACAAGTTGAGTTGCAGCTTGATGAAGTGTCAAAAGGTCAGCGAATCGTAGAGCCAACAAGGAGAAGTCTTACATCACGTGATCTTTCTCTGGCATCGATGTCTGAAATTGGCAGTGATGATAAGGTTAGCTGTGCAGAATCATGGGCTTCTGCTTTGATTTCAGAACTGGAGCACTTTagaaatggaaaacaaaagGGCTCACCATCATCTAAAACTGTTGGAACTTCAGACATTAATCTGATGGATGACTTTGTTGAAATGGAAAGATTAGCGTTAGTCTCTGTTGATAAACCATTTGGGAGTTCTCATGTTTCTCCACATGACACTAATGCAATTTATCACCCTTTGGAAACCGAGTTAAACAGGAATCCCTCAGAGTTAACAGGTAGTGAGATTGTTCCAAGGCCTGACTCTGAATCAGGCTTCAGTGCATCAAACCAAGAAATCAGGTCCAACAATGCATTAATGGGAAAAGTTCCTGGTTGGCTTCAGGATATACTGAAAGTGATCTTGGAGCAAAACTGTGTCAGGCAGAGAAATCCAGATGAAATACTTGAGGATATTAGAGCAGCTTTGGCATATATAAATAGTCCAAATCGCACTGAAGTTGTTGATGCAAGGGAAGGCTCAAACGATCCTGATGCATCAAATCCTCCACTTGCAAGTGGTCACATCTCATggaaacaattaaataaatctttGGTGGTGATGGATTCATCTGATCGTGTAACTGATGTTGACATATCGTTGGCAGGAAAGAGCAATCCACAGTTGCATTTGGATCTTGGTAAGTCAATAGGCAAAATAATTGAGCTTATTGAAGGTATTAGTATGCCATCTGTGGATGATGATAACCCTGAGACCTTGTCCAGAAAGGATGGGAATATATTCACATATAAGAATTCAGAATCACCTACAGGGTACATGGTTCGGGTTTTCCAGTGGAAAACTTCTGAACTCAGTGCTGTTTTACACCAGTTTGTTCATACTTGCTATGATCTGTTGAATGGAAAAACTAATATAGACAAATTTGCCCAAGGATTAACCACTGCTTTAGACTGGATTATGAACCATTGCTTTTCCCTACAAGATGTTTCAAACATGAGGGATGCAATTATGAAACATTTTGATTGGGATGAATCACGAAGTGAAAGTGAAGCCGAAGTTGGAATGATTAGTCATTTTTCTGAAGCAGGACGTGTTCCAAGAGAACAGTTAGCATATTTGCCCATGACTGCTGCTTCCAATGGCAATCATCTTCGAATTGAAGAACTTCAGTCTATTGTGAGGGAAGAAAATAGGAATCTGAGGGATGAATTGACGAATTTGAAATCTGCAAAGAAAGACTTGGAAATAAGGCTTCAGTCAGCCACTGATAAGAGTGAATCCCTGACGAATCAACTCCTCAAATCAGAAAAAGCAATTGCGAGCTTGCAAACAGAGTTGGAAACTCTGAAACGATCAAAAGGAACGACTGGGGAACAAACCGAAAGTCGCAAGTTGATGAATGAAGATCTTGATAGACAGCTTACAGTGGCTAGATTGGAATTACATGAGGCTCGGCAGAGGTTTTTATCACTAGAAGCGGAGCTGGATGATAAAAATAACTGTTATGAAGAATTAGAGGCCACTTGTCTTGAACTGCAGCTCCAGCTTGAAAG CATTACAAAGAAGGAAAGCCCGGACAATGACCTCAATCAGGAAGAAAAGCAACTTCGGACT GATTGGGAGATTACAGCTGCTTCAGAAAAGTTGGCGGAGTGCCAGGAGACTATCCTAAACCTTGGAAAGCAGTTGAAGGCATTGGCTGCTCCAAGGGAAGCAGCCCTTTTTGACAAGGTCATTGCTACCCCCACTGACACAGTTACCTCCACCACCATCACAGCCACAGCCACAACCCCAACCCCGCCCAAGGACAAGATCATGAACCAGCGCTCCTCTCTACTTGATCAGATGCTAGCAGAGGATGATTCTGCAGCCAAGTATCTTAAATTCCGTAAGACCAAAGAAACCAATGGCAATTCCACTAGAAAAGATAATGGAGCATTCCAGACTctagaaaaaattattgttttaaatGGGGTTACACGCGAGGATGATGATGCGACAGCCGGTTCGTTGGCTATTGTGCCTAAGAAACGGGGAGGAGGGAGTTTGTGGAGAAAGCTGCTgtggagaaagaagaaagtcAATAGCAAGAAACCTCCTCATCCATTTTGCCCGTGA
- the LOC133862492 gene encoding OVARIAN TUMOR DOMAIN-containing deubiquitinating enzyme 7 isoform X3: MVVEYILKSREMFEPFIEDDIPFNEYCQSMEEEGTWAGHMELQAASLVTHSNICIHRNMSPRWYIRNFDEHGACMVHLSYHDEEHYNSVRLKEDPSDGPARPIIIKVDADLSATAHQPKAAVARSRGGTGADIIHAGSIKMVMAGTGCQDAEKVKQVLEEVHGDVDLAIEFLIAEQVAEEYFVQTDSLHGQSDTSYGVGVDGNCEQHDEEPIEKTYLKDASSNSVKRSHGDSSSQPDDKKISRNKACPCGSKKKYKACCGAVTGRSSAKFVINQSVDSRKKREWKQGKKGGPDKAAPTCGSDGEPPDMGALCI, from the exons ATGGTGGTAGAATATATTTTG AAGAGTCGTGAAATGTTTGAACCATTTATTGAGGATGATATCCCATTTAATGAATATTGCCAATCCATGGAAGAGGAGGGCACATGGGCTGGACATATGGAATTGCAAGCAGCTTCCCTTGTCACACACAGTAATATATGCATTCACAGG AACATGTCGCCTCGGTGGTACATCCGTAATTTTGATGAGCATGGAGCTTGCATGGTCCATTT ATCTTATCATGATGAAGAACACTATAATAGTGTGCGGTTAAAGGAAGACCCTTCTGATGGGCCAGCTAGGCCAATCATCATCAAG GTGGATGCTGATCTTTCAGCAACAGCTCATCAACCAAAAGCTGCAGTTGCACGGTCTAGAGGAGGAACTGGTGCGGATATTATCCATGCTGGATCCATCAAAATGGTAATGGCAGGAACTGGATGTCAAGATGCTGAAAAAGTTAAACAG GTTTTAGAAGAAGTACATGGTGATGTTGACCTCGCAATAGAGTTTCTGATAGCAGAACAAGTAGCAGAAGAGTACTTCGTGCAAACTGATTCACTTCATGGTCAGTCGGATACTTCCTATG GTGTTGGTGTAGATGGAAACTGTGAGCAACATGATGAAGAACCCATAGAGAAGACCTATTTGAAAGATGCCTCCAGTAATAGTGTTAAAAGAAGTCATGGTGATAGTAGTTCCCAACCAGATGACAag AAGATCTCAAGAAATAAGGCCTGTCCATGTGGTTCAAAGAAGAAATACAAAGCTTGTTGTGGAGCAGTCACTGGGAGATCCTCTGCTAAGTTTGTAAT TAACCAATCAGTTGATTCCAGAAAGAAAAGGGAATGGAAGCAAGGCAAGAAAGGTGGACCTGATAAAGCTGCACCAACTTGTGGATCTGATGGAGAGCCACCCGACATGGGTGCGCTTTGTATTTGA
- the LOC133862492 gene encoding OVARIAN TUMOR DOMAIN-containing deubiquitinating enzyme 7 isoform X1: protein MAKTKHQNSKPKRKPHVKKQGNVTDMPQFCAQLDALGLKILQVTADGNCFFRALADQLEGNEEEHKKYRSMVVEYILKSREMFEPFIEDDIPFNEYCQSMEEEGTWAGHMELQAASLVTHSNICIHRNMSPRWYIRNFDEHGACMVHLSYHDEEHYNSVRLKEDPSDGPARPIIIKVDADLSATAHQPKAAVARSRGGTGADIIHAGSIKMVMAGTGCQDAEKVKQVLEEVHGDVDLAIEFLIAEQVAEEYFVQTDSLHGQSDTSYGVGVDGNCEQHDEEPIEKTYLKDASSNSVKRSHGDSSSQPDDKKISRNKACPCGSKKKYKACCGAVTGRSSAKFVINQSVDSRKKREWKQGKKGGPDKAAPTCGSDGEPPDMGALCI, encoded by the exons ATGGCAAAAACAAAGCATCAAAACTCGAAACCTAAAAGAAAGCCTCAC GTCAAAAAGCAGGGAAACGTGACTGATATGCCTCAGTTCTGTGCTCAGCTTGATGCATTGGGCCTAAAAATCCTCCAAGTGACTGCAGATGGTAATTGTTTCTTCAG GGCCCTTGCAGATCAGTTGGAAGGCAATGAAGAGGAACATAAGAAGTACCGCAGCATGGTGGTAGAATATATTTTG AAGAGTCGTGAAATGTTTGAACCATTTATTGAGGATGATATCCCATTTAATGAATATTGCCAATCCATGGAAGAGGAGGGCACATGGGCTGGACATATGGAATTGCAAGCAGCTTCCCTTGTCACACACAGTAATATATGCATTCACAGG AACATGTCGCCTCGGTGGTACATCCGTAATTTTGATGAGCATGGAGCTTGCATGGTCCATTT ATCTTATCATGATGAAGAACACTATAATAGTGTGCGGTTAAAGGAAGACCCTTCTGATGGGCCAGCTAGGCCAATCATCATCAAG GTGGATGCTGATCTTTCAGCAACAGCTCATCAACCAAAAGCTGCAGTTGCACGGTCTAGAGGAGGAACTGGTGCGGATATTATCCATGCTGGATCCATCAAAATGGTAATGGCAGGAACTGGATGTCAAGATGCTGAAAAAGTTAAACAG GTTTTAGAAGAAGTACATGGTGATGTTGACCTCGCAATAGAGTTTCTGATAGCAGAACAAGTAGCAGAAGAGTACTTCGTGCAAACTGATTCACTTCATGGTCAGTCGGATACTTCCTATG GTGTTGGTGTAGATGGAAACTGTGAGCAACATGATGAAGAACCCATAGAGAAGACCTATTTGAAAGATGCCTCCAGTAATAGTGTTAAAAGAAGTCATGGTGATAGTAGTTCCCAACCAGATGACAag AAGATCTCAAGAAATAAGGCCTGTCCATGTGGTTCAAAGAAGAAATACAAAGCTTGTTGTGGAGCAGTCACTGGGAGATCCTCTGCTAAGTTTGTAAT TAACCAATCAGTTGATTCCAGAAAGAAAAGGGAATGGAAGCAAGGCAAGAAAGGTGGACCTGATAAAGCTGCACCAACTTGTGGATCTGATGGAGAGCCACCCGACATGGGTGCGCTTTGTATTTGA
- the LOC133862492 gene encoding OVARIAN TUMOR DOMAIN-containing deubiquitinating enzyme 7 isoform X2: MAKTKHQNSKPKRKPHLDALGLKILQVTADGNCFFRALADQLEGNEEEHKKYRSMVVEYILKSREMFEPFIEDDIPFNEYCQSMEEEGTWAGHMELQAASLVTHSNICIHRNMSPRWYIRNFDEHGACMVHLSYHDEEHYNSVRLKEDPSDGPARPIIIKVDADLSATAHQPKAAVARSRGGTGADIIHAGSIKMVMAGTGCQDAEKVKQVLEEVHGDVDLAIEFLIAEQVAEEYFVQTDSLHGQSDTSYGVGVDGNCEQHDEEPIEKTYLKDASSNSVKRSHGDSSSQPDDKKISRNKACPCGSKKKYKACCGAVTGRSSAKFVINQSVDSRKKREWKQGKKGGPDKAAPTCGSDGEPPDMGALCI, translated from the exons ATGGCAAAAACAAAGCATCAAAACTCGAAACCTAAAAGAAAGCCTCAC CTTGATGCATTGGGCCTAAAAATCCTCCAAGTGACTGCAGATGGTAATTGTTTCTTCAG GGCCCTTGCAGATCAGTTGGAAGGCAATGAAGAGGAACATAAGAAGTACCGCAGCATGGTGGTAGAATATATTTTG AAGAGTCGTGAAATGTTTGAACCATTTATTGAGGATGATATCCCATTTAATGAATATTGCCAATCCATGGAAGAGGAGGGCACATGGGCTGGACATATGGAATTGCAAGCAGCTTCCCTTGTCACACACAGTAATATATGCATTCACAGG AACATGTCGCCTCGGTGGTACATCCGTAATTTTGATGAGCATGGAGCTTGCATGGTCCATTT ATCTTATCATGATGAAGAACACTATAATAGTGTGCGGTTAAAGGAAGACCCTTCTGATGGGCCAGCTAGGCCAATCATCATCAAG GTGGATGCTGATCTTTCAGCAACAGCTCATCAACCAAAAGCTGCAGTTGCACGGTCTAGAGGAGGAACTGGTGCGGATATTATCCATGCTGGATCCATCAAAATGGTAATGGCAGGAACTGGATGTCAAGATGCTGAAAAAGTTAAACAG GTTTTAGAAGAAGTACATGGTGATGTTGACCTCGCAATAGAGTTTCTGATAGCAGAACAAGTAGCAGAAGAGTACTTCGTGCAAACTGATTCACTTCATGGTCAGTCGGATACTTCCTATG GTGTTGGTGTAGATGGAAACTGTGAGCAACATGATGAAGAACCCATAGAGAAGACCTATTTGAAAGATGCCTCCAGTAATAGTGTTAAAAGAAGTCATGGTGATAGTAGTTCCCAACCAGATGACAag AAGATCTCAAGAAATAAGGCCTGTCCATGTGGTTCAAAGAAGAAATACAAAGCTTGTTGTGGAGCAGTCACTGGGAGATCCTCTGCTAAGTTTGTAAT TAACCAATCAGTTGATTCCAGAAAGAAAAGGGAATGGAAGCAAGGCAAGAAAGGTGGACCTGATAAAGCTGCACCAACTTGTGGATCTGATGGAGAGCCACCCGACATGGGTGCGCTTTGTATTTGA